One Jannaschia sp. GRR-S6-38 genomic window carries:
- a CDS encoding FMN-dependent NADH-azoreductase: MTMTILRIDSSARTEGSVTRDLLDRIEARLDGPVTRRDVGGEALPQITGTWVASNFTPAAERTPEQAAALALSDDLIAELEAADTVLIGLPIYNFGVPASLKAWIDLVARAGITFRYTETGPEGLLKGKRAIVAVASGGTRMGSDVDYASGYLRHVLGFLGIEDVQFVAADEQAVKGEESVAEARAEVQKLAA; the protein is encoded by the coding sequence GTGACCATGACCATCCTTCGCATCGACAGCTCGGCCCGCACCGAGGGCTCCGTCACCCGCGACCTTCTCGACCGCATCGAGGCCCGGCTCGATGGTCCCGTCACCCGCCGCGATGTCGGCGGCGAGGCGTTGCCGCAGATCACCGGCACCTGGGTCGCCTCGAACTTCACCCCGGCGGCCGAGCGCACGCCCGAACAGGCCGCCGCGCTGGCGCTCTCGGACGACCTCATCGCCGAGCTCGAAGCCGCCGATACCGTGCTGATCGGCCTGCCGATCTACAATTTCGGCGTGCCCGCCAGCCTCAAGGCCTGGATCGACCTCGTCGCCCGCGCCGGCATCACCTTCCGCTACACCGAGACCGGGCCCGAGGGCCTGCTCAAGGGCAAGCGCGCCATCGTGGCCGTGGCCTCGGGCGGCACGCGGATGGGCTCCGATGTCGATTACGCCTCGGGCTACCTGCGCCACGTGCTGGGCTTCCTCGGCATCGAGGACGTGCAATTCGTCGCCGCCGACGAACAGGCCGTGAAGGGTGAGGAGAGCGTCGCGGAGGCGCGCGCCGAGGTCCAGAAACTGGCCGCCTGA
- a CDS encoding GNAT family N-acetyltransferase, which translates to MIAPRDIPVTPDAARTAAALQQIVPVLRTPRTVLRAPRLGDFEPLQSILGSARNLFEGGPSTPEESWSDFCAMTAIWILRGHGMWTVETRAGDVAGFVMIGTEPGDREHELGWLMTEAFEGMGLATEAAKRARDHAWTTLRLPSLVSYIAPRNARSEAVARRLGATPDGTLYDGQITIWRHRRPGA; encoded by the coding sequence ATGATCGCCCCCCGCGACATCCCGGTCACGCCCGACGCCGCCCGGACGGCGGCCGCGCTGCAGCAGATCGTTCCCGTCCTGCGCACGCCGCGCACCGTGTTGCGCGCGCCGCGCCTGGGCGATTTCGAACCGCTTCAATCCATCCTTGGCAGCGCGCGCAACCTGTTCGAGGGCGGCCCGTCCACGCCCGAGGAAAGCTGGTCCGATTTCTGCGCCATGACCGCCATCTGGATTCTGCGCGGCCACGGCATGTGGACCGTGGAGACCCGCGCGGGCGACGTGGCGGGCTTCGTCATGATCGGCACCGAACCGGGCGACCGCGAACACGAACTGGGCTGGCTGATGACCGAGGCGTTCGAGGGTATGGGCCTCGCCACCGAGGCGGCGAAGCGCGCGCGCGACCATGCCTGGACGACGCTGCGCCTGCCCAGCCTCGTGAGCTATATCGCCCCCCGCAACGCCCGCTCCGAAGCCGTGGCGCGCCGCCTCGGCGCCACGCCCGATGGCACGCTCTACGACGGCCAGATCACGATCTGGCGCCACCGGAGGCCCGGCGCATGA
- a CDS encoding NIPSNAP family protein has product MITCTVRYEIDPDKLADFETYARFWLAKIPAMGGTHHGYHLPHEGPNDIAYCHFSFPSLAAYEAYRDRMRADPDCDRAYAHAVRTGCIRRYDRSFTRPVLDGASADELGL; this is encoded by the coding sequence ATGATCACCTGCACCGTCCGATACGAGATCGACCCCGACAAGCTCGCGGATTTCGAGACCTATGCCCGCTTCTGGCTGGCAAAGATCCCCGCCATGGGCGGCACCCATCACGGCTACCACCTGCCGCATGAGGGGCCGAACGACATCGCCTATTGCCACTTCTCCTTCCCGTCGCTGGCCGCCTACGAGGCCTACCGCGACCGGATGCGCGCCGATCCGGACTGCGACCGCGCCTATGCCCATGCCGTCCGCACCGGCTGCATCCGCCGCTACGACCGCTCCTTCACCCGGCCCGTCCTCGACGGCGCCTCGGCAGATGAGCTGGGCCTGTGA
- a CDS encoding GNAT family N-acetyltransferase: MSRADIPELETRRLRLTAPEPSDYPDFKATFASYRSRFMGGPLNAYEAWMLYAAEIGHWDIRGFGMWMIHDKAEGRTLGMAGGWQPAGWPARELAWIIWPDVAGRGYALEATHAARRYFYANGWDGAVSYVDPKNLDSIRLCERLGAKRDPEAPTIDGSDVVYRHPGPAELADTRLSWAIDREIAHYADPKLTPEGVLVD, encoded by the coding sequence ATGAGCCGCGCCGACATCCCCGAGCTGGAAACCCGCCGCCTGCGCCTGACCGCGCCCGAGCCGTCGGATTATCCCGATTTCAAGGCGACCTTCGCCTCCTACCGCTCGCGCTTCATGGGCGGGCCGCTCAACGCCTACGAGGCCTGGATGCTCTACGCCGCCGAGATCGGCCATTGGGACATCCGCGGCTTCGGCATGTGGATGATCCACGACAAGGCCGAGGGCCGGACGCTGGGCATGGCGGGCGGCTGGCAGCCCGCGGGCTGGCCGGCGCGCGAACTGGCCTGGATCATCTGGCCCGACGTCGCGGGCCGGGGCTACGCGCTCGAGGCGACCCATGCCGCGCGGCGCTATTTCTACGCCAATGGCTGGGACGGCGCGGTCAGCTATGTGGACCCGAAGAACCTTGATTCGATCCGGCTCTGCGAACGGCTGGGCGCCAAGCGCGACCCCGAGGCCCCGACCATCGACGGCAGCGACGTGGTCTACCGCCATCCCGGCCCCGCCGAGCTCGCCGATACGCGGCTCTCCTGGGCCATCGACCGCGAGATCGCGCATTACGCCGATCCCAAGCTTACCCCGGAGGGCGTTCTCGTTGACTGA
- a CDS encoding LysR family transcriptional regulator: protein MAFNDWDEVRTAYQVARLGTVSGAAQILGVHHATVIRHIDSLEGKLGAKLFQRHARGYTPTEAGQDLLAVAQSTDDQLAQLANRISGRGEEMTGELIITSIAVLAELLSPALAAFREAHPELTIKFLTDERLFRLEYGEAHVAIRAGNPPDQPDNVVQKFYNQHFGLYASKDYVAKRGRPESLEDVGEHVFIGSADEVPRAPFFAWLKENVPARNIGYQVNQVTAMRPALLAGLGIGFSTSWFEDGCDETVEVFPSRPEWNSQLWLVTHVDLHRTAKVQTFLAFLKDWAKSWPEG from the coding sequence ATGGCATTCAACGACTGGGACGAGGTGCGCACTGCCTACCAGGTGGCGCGGCTGGGCACGGTGTCGGGGGCGGCGCAGATTCTGGGCGTCCACCACGCGACGGTGATCCGCCATATCGACAGCCTGGAGGGCAAGCTGGGCGCCAAGCTGTTCCAGCGCCATGCCCGCGGCTACACGCCCACCGAGGCGGGCCAGGACCTGCTGGCGGTCGCGCAATCGACCGACGATCAGCTGGCGCAGCTGGCCAACCGCATCTCGGGGCGCGGCGAGGAGATGACGGGCGAGCTGATCATCACCTCGATCGCGGTGCTGGCGGAGCTGCTCTCGCCGGCGCTGGCCGCCTTCCGCGAGGCGCATCCAGAGCTCACGATCAAGTTCCTGACCGACGAGCGGCTGTTCCGGCTGGAATATGGCGAGGCGCATGTCGCGATCCGCGCGGGCAACCCGCCGGACCAGCCCGACAACGTGGTGCAGAAATTCTACAACCAGCATTTCGGGCTCTACGCGTCGAAGGATTACGTGGCCAAGCGGGGGCGGCCCGAGAGCCTGGAGGATGTGGGCGAGCACGTCTTCATCGGCTCGGCCGACGAGGTGCCGCGCGCGCCCTTCTTCGCCTGGCTGAAGGAGAACGTGCCGGCGCGGAACATCGGCTACCAGGTCAACCAGGTGACGGCGATGCGGCCCGCGCTGCTGGCGGGGCTGGGGATCGGGTTCTCGACCTCGTGGTTCGAGGATGGCTGCGACGAGACGGTCGAGGTCTTCCCGTCGCGGCCCGAGTGGAACAGCCAGCTCTGGCTGGTGACGCATGTGGATCTGCACCGCACGGCGAAGGTGCAGACCTTCCTCGCCTTCC
- a CDS encoding GNAT family N-acetyltransferase yields MTPPVIRTERLTLRPLGLRDFEALAAFYASPRSGFVGGPMDRAQVWRHLACEIGHWTLRGYGRFAVDETTTDAFVGVVGPWNPEGWPEPELGWDLMDGHEGRGYATEAARAARDWAYSTGWRTAISLVAHGNDASARVATRLGCVFERDMEHARFGAMQVWRHPAPAEVTP; encoded by the coding sequence ATGACCCCGCCCGTGATCCGCACCGAGCGCCTGACTCTGCGCCCGCTGGGCCTGCGGGATTTCGAGGCGCTGGCGGCCTTCTACGCCTCGCCGCGCTCGGGCTTCGTCGGCGGGCCGATGGACCGCGCGCAGGTCTGGCGCCACCTCGCCTGCGAAATCGGCCACTGGACGCTGCGCGGCTACGGCCGCTTCGCCGTGGACGAGACCACGACCGACGCCTTCGTCGGCGTGGTCGGCCCCTGGAACCCCGAGGGCTGGCCCGAGCCGGAACTCGGCTGGGACCTGATGGACGGGCACGAGGGTCGCGGCTACGCCACCGAGGCGGCGCGCGCCGCGCGCGACTGGGCCTATTCCACCGGCTGGCGCACCGCGATCAGCCTCGTGGCGCATGGCAACGACGCCTCCGCCCGCGTGGCCACGCGGCTGGGCTGCGTCTTCGAGCGCGACATGGAGCATGCCCGCTTCGGCGCGATGCAGGTGTGGCGCCACCCCGCCCCGGCGGAGGTCACCCCATGA
- the ffh gene encoding signal recognition particle protein: MFESLSDRLGGVFDRLTKQGALSEDDVRTAMREVRVALLEADVSLPVARDFVKRVTAKATGAAVTKSITPGQQVIKIVHDELKAVLAGEEGIPPLKIDNPPAPILMVGLQGGGKTTTTAKLAKRLKERDGKRVLMASLDVNRPAAMEQLAILGTQIGVDTLPIVAGQKPVDIAKRAKTQAGLGGYDVYLLDTAGRLQIDQVLMDEVAQVHAAVQPRETLLVVDGLTGQVAVEVAEEFDAKVGVTGVVLTRMDGDGRGGAALSMRAVTGKPIRFVGTGEKMDALESFEPDRIAGRILGMGDIVALVEKAQEVMEVEAQDRMMKRFQKGLFNMNDLRGQLQQMQKMGGMEGLMGMMPGMGKMAKQMDKAGLDDSILKRQIALIDSMTKKERANPALLQASRKKRIAKGAGLEVSELNQLLKMHRQMADMMKKMGKGGMLKKAMAMMSGKGGGMPDPGQMDPAALEAASKQLGAMGGMQGLPKGMTLPGGFGGMKKK, encoded by the coding sequence ATGTTCGAGAGCCTGTCAGACCGCCTGGGCGGCGTCTTCGACCGCCTCACCAAGCAGGGCGCGCTGTCCGAGGACGATGTCCGCACCGCCATGCGCGAGGTTCGCGTCGCCCTGCTGGAAGCCGACGTCTCGCTCCCCGTCGCGCGCGATTTCGTCAAGCGCGTCACCGCGAAGGCCACCGGCGCCGCCGTCACCAAGTCGATCACGCCCGGCCAGCAGGTCATCAAGATCGTCCATGACGAGCTGAAGGCCGTGCTCGCCGGCGAGGAGGGCATCCCGCCCCTCAAGATCGACAACCCGCCGGCCCCGATCCTGATGGTCGGCCTGCAGGGCGGCGGCAAGACGACCACGACGGCCAAGCTCGCCAAGCGCCTGAAGGAGCGGGACGGCAAGCGCGTGCTGATGGCCTCGCTCGACGTGAACCGCCCCGCCGCGATGGAACAGCTCGCCATCCTCGGCACCCAGATCGGCGTCGACACCCTGCCCATCGTCGCCGGCCAGAAGCCCGTCGACATCGCCAAGCGCGCCAAGACGCAGGCCGGGCTCGGCGGCTATGACGTCTACCTGCTCGACACCGCCGGCCGCCTGCAGATCGACCAGGTCCTGATGGACGAGGTCGCGCAGGTCCACGCCGCCGTCCAGCCGCGCGAGACGCTCTTGGTGGTCGACGGCCTGACCGGCCAGGTCGCCGTCGAGGTGGCCGAGGAATTCGACGCCAAGGTCGGCGTCACCGGCGTCGTGCTGACCCGCATGGACGGCGACGGCCGCGGCGGCGCGGCGCTCTCGATGCGCGCGGTCACCGGCAAGCCCATCCGCTTCGTCGGCACCGGCGAGAAGATGGACGCGCTGGAGAGCTTCGAGCCCGACCGCATCGCCGGCCGCATCCTCGGGATGGGCGACATCGTGGCCCTGGTCGAGAAGGCCCAGGAGGTCATGGAGGTCGAGGCCCAGGATCGCATGATGAAGCGCTTCCAGAAGGGTCTGTTCAACATGAACGACCTCAGGGGCCAGCTGCAGCAGATGCAGAAGATGGGCGGCATGGAAGGCCTGATGGGCATGATGCCCGGCATGGGCAAGATGGCCAAGCAAATGGACAAGGCCGGGCTCGACGACTCGATCCTCAAGCGCCAGATCGCCCTGATCGACTCGATGACCAAGAAGGAGCGCGCCAACCCCGCCCTCCTCCAGGCCTCCCGCAAGAAGCGCATCGCCAAGGGCGCGGGGCTCGAGGTCTCCGAACTCAACCAGCTCCTCAAGATGCACCGCCAGATGGCGGACATGATGAAGAAGATGGGCAAGGGCGGCATGCTCAAGAAGGCGATGGCGATGATGTCCGGCAAGGGCGGCGGCATGCCCGACCCCGGCCAGATGGACCCCGCCGCGCTGGAGGCCGCGTCCAAGCAACTGGGCGCGATGGGCGGCATGCAAGGCCTGCCCAAGGGCATGACCCTGCCCGGCGGCTTCGGCGGCATGAAGAAGAAATGA
- a CDS encoding GNAT family N-acetyltransferase, producing the protein MIIPTLTTQRLTLRAPEACDHPAYAAFYASERSHIIGGPKDETAAWKILANDRGHWPLRGFGWWSLDATRDGGAGCVGSCGFHLPAGRPHVELGWSLFSGTGRGYATEAAQAALDWARAEGHAARWGRIVSHIDRGNIASQKVAQRIGATDTGEAPAHDANCTIWTYEIAG; encoded by the coding sequence ATGATCATCCCCACGCTCACCACGCAGCGGCTGACCCTGCGCGCCCCCGAGGCGTGCGACCACCCGGCCTATGCCGCCTTCTACGCCTCCGAGCGCAGCCACATCATCGGCGGCCCGAAGGACGAGACCGCGGCCTGGAAGATCCTGGCCAACGATCGCGGCCACTGGCCGCTGCGCGGTTTCGGCTGGTGGTCGCTCGACGCGACGCGGGACGGGGGCGCCGGTTGCGTCGGCTCCTGCGGGTTCCACCTGCCCGCCGGCCGGCCCCATGTCGAACTGGGCTGGTCGCTCTTCTCCGGCACCGGCCGCGGTTACGCGACCGAAGCGGCCCAGGCCGCGCTCGACTGGGCCCGGGCCGAGGGCCACGCCGCGCGCTGGGGCCGCATCGTCAGCCATATCGACCGCGGCAACATCGCCTCGCAGAAGGTGGCCCAGCGCATCGGAGCGACCGACACGGGCGAGGCGCCGGCCCATGACGCGAATTGCACGATCTGGACCTACGAGATCGCCGGATGA
- a CDS encoding GNAT family N-acetyltransferase: MTAITVHIPTLRTERLTRRAHRLADFDACAATLDSPRMVHVDRLDRRDAWFVFCNELAGWQLRGVGQWAVDVTGGPHVGIVGIQQPAHFPEPELGWTLHDGHEGQRYATEAPLPAGETAAETHVDRHWGAA, translated from the coding sequence ATGACCGCGATCACCGTCCATATCCCCACGCTCCGGACCGAGCGTCTGACGCGGCGCGCCCACCGGCTCGCGGATTTCGACGCCTGTGCCGCGACGCTGGATTCGCCCCGCATGGTGCATGTCGACCGGCTGGACCGGCGCGACGCCTGGTTCGTCTTCTGCAACGAACTGGCCGGATGGCAGCTGCGCGGCGTCGGGCAATGGGCCGTCGACGTCACCGGCGGGCCCCATGTCGGCATCGTCGGCATCCAGCAGCCCGCGCATTTCCCCGAGCCGGAGCTGGGCTGGACCCTGCATGACGGCCACGAGGGTCAGCGCTACGCGACCGAGGCGCCCCTCCCCGCGGGCGAGACCGCCGCCGAGACCCATGTCGACCGCCACTGGGGCGCCGCATGA